From the genome of Erythrobacter litoralis, one region includes:
- a CDS encoding NADH-quinone oxidoreductase subunit A — translation MIDLSQYLPILLFIFVALGLSVLFVFLPMGVSRLTGAHNPDAEKLSEYECGFPAFEDARSQFDVRFYLVAISFIIFDLEAAFLFPWAVSLGETGWVGWIGMMTFLFILAVGLAYEWKKGALDWE, via the coding sequence GTGATCGACCTCAGCCAGTATCTGCCGATACTGTTATTCATTTTCGTGGCCCTCGGGCTCTCGGTTCTTTTCGTGTTCCTGCCCATGGGCGTCTCGCGGCTGACCGGGGCGCACAATCCGGACGCGGAAAAGCTCAGCGAATATGAATGCGGCTTTCCTGCGTTCGAGGATGCGCGCAGCCAGTTCGACGTGCGGTTCTATCTGGTCGCGATCAGCTTCATCATCTTCGACCTCGAAGCCGCGTTCCTGTTTCCCTGGGCGGTGAGTCTCGGCGAGACGGGCTGGGTGGGCTGGATCGGCATGATGACCTTCCTGTTCATCCTCGCCGTCGGCCTTGCATACGAATGGAAGAAAGGAGCTCTGGACTGGGAATGA
- a CDS encoding NADH-quinone oxidoreductase subunit D: MSIEIEKSPTTEGDVITNYTINFGPQHPAAHGVLRMVMELDGEVIERIDPHVGLLHRGTEKLIEHKTYLQALPYFDRLDYCSPLCMEHSYVLAIEKLLNLEVPERAQYLRVLFAELTRISNHMLNMGAHVLDVGAFTPNLWIMDLREDCMNFFERASGARMHSAYFRPGGVHQDVPEKLLVDIGDWLDNRFFQLFDDAMSLVLDNRIFKQRNVDIAVVGREDAVAWGFSGPMIRAAGIPWDLRKSQPYDVYDRMDFEIPVGTNSDCYDRFMVRVKEVRESAKIIKQCLAQMPGGPIAAENSKVVPPKRGEMKQSMESLIHHFKLYTEGFHVPAGEVYVATESPKGEFGVYLVSDGTNKPYRCKIRPTAFSHLQAMDFMSKGHMLPDATAILGAIDVVFGECDR, from the coding sequence ATGAGCATCGAGATCGAAAAGTCGCCGACGACCGAAGGCGACGTCATCACCAATTACACGATCAATTTCGGTCCCCAGCACCCGGCCGCGCACGGCGTCTTGCGCATGGTCATGGAACTGGACGGCGAGGTGATCGAGCGGATCGACCCGCATGTCGGCCTGCTCCACCGCGGCACCGAAAAGCTGATCGAGCACAAGACCTATCTCCAGGCGCTGCCCTATTTCGACCGGCTCGACTACTGCTCGCCGCTGTGCATGGAGCATTCCTACGTCCTCGCGATCGAGAAGCTGCTCAATCTCGAAGTGCCCGAGCGCGCCCAGTACCTGCGCGTCCTGTTTGCCGAACTGACCCGCATTTCCAACCACATGCTCAACATGGGCGCACACGTGCTCGACGTGGGCGCGTTCACGCCGAACCTGTGGATCATGGACCTGCGCGAAGACTGCATGAATTTCTTCGAGCGGGCTTCCGGCGCGCGGATGCACAGCGCATACTTCCGCCCCGGTGGCGTCCACCAGGACGTGCCGGAAAAGCTGCTGGTCGATATCGGTGACTGGCTCGACAACCGTTTCTTCCAGCTGTTCGACGATGCGATGAGCCTCGTGCTCGACAACCGCATCTTCAAGCAGCGCAATGTCGATATCGCCGTGGTCGGCCGCGAGGACGCGGTGGCGTGGGGCTTTTCCGGGCCGATGATCCGCGCGGCGGGCATTCCTTGGGACCTCAGAAAGAGCCAGCCCTACGATGTCTATGACCGGATGGATTTCGAAATTCCGGTCGGCACGAATTCGGACTGCTACGACCGCTTCATGGTTCGGGTCAAAGAGGTGCGCGAGAGCGCGAAGATCATCAAGCAGTGCTTGGCGCAGATGCCCGGTGGGCCGATCGCGGCGGAAAACAGCAAGGTGGTCCCGCCCAAGCGCGGCGAGATGAAGCAGTCGATGGAAAGCCTCATCCACCACTTCAAGCTCTACACCGAAGGCTTCCACGTGCCCGCGGGCGAGGTCTATGTCGCGACCGAAAGCCCCAAGGGCGAATTCGGCGTCTATCTCGTCAGCGACGGCACCAACAAGCCGTACCGCTGCAAGATTCGCCCGACGGCGTTCAGTCACCTGCAGGCGATGGACTTCATGTCCAAGGGCCACATGCTGCCCGATGCGACCGCCATTCTGGGCGCGATCGACGTGGTGTTCGGGGAGTGCGACCGGTGA
- a CDS encoding NADH-quinone oxidoreductase subunit C: protein MAVLHSAPKIASHEGVIDRIAETISVWLIDASEAYGELIFTVRRDDIERVLRVLRDDHAYQQLMEIAGADYPSRPERFEVVYMLLSLTKNHRIIVKCSTDEATPVPTVTTLWPNAGWLEREVFDMFGVTFAGNPDLRRILTDYGFEGHPFRKDFPMTGYTELRYSEDEKRVVYEPVDLAQDMRTFDFLSPWEGAEYQLPGDEKAQQPPLADEKKPPVKDPKVTEKPTDTGAGPKADEKAAEGTAANPPKMKDGNGAPGAPNATEDSPDRAPAKSSVRDTKGATKPEGGDE, encoded by the coding sequence ATGGCAGTCCTTCATTCCGCCCCGAAGATCGCCTCCCACGAAGGCGTTATCGATCGCATTGCCGAGACGATCAGCGTCTGGCTGATCGACGCGAGCGAGGCGTATGGCGAATTGATCTTCACCGTCCGCCGCGACGACATCGAGCGGGTACTGCGCGTCCTGCGCGATGACCATGCATACCAGCAGTTGATGGAAATCGCGGGCGCGGACTATCCCTCGCGGCCCGAACGGTTCGAAGTGGTCTACATGCTGCTTTCGCTGACCAAGAACCACCGCATCATCGTCAAGTGTTCGACCGACGAGGCGACGCCCGTCCCGACCGTCACGACGCTGTGGCCGAATGCGGGCTGGCTCGAGCGCGAAGTGTTCGACATGTTCGGCGTGACCTTCGCCGGCAACCCGGACCTTCGCCGCATCCTCACCGACTATGGCTTCGAAGGGCATCCCTTCCGCAAGGACTTCCCGATGACCGGCTATACCGAGCTGCGCTATTCGGAAGATGAGAAGCGGGTGGTCTACGAACCGGTCGATCTCGCGCAGGACATGCGCACCTTCGACTTCCTCTCCCCGTGGGAGGGTGCGGAATACCAGCTGCCGGGCGACGAGAAGGCGCAGCAGCCGCCGCTCGCCGACGAAAAGAAGCCGCCGGTGAAGGATCCCAAGGTGACCGAAAAGCCCACCGATACCGGTGCGGGCCCGAAGGCGGACGAGAAGGCGGCCGAAGGCACGGCGGCGAACCCGCCCAAGATGAAGGACGGCAATGGCGCGCCCGGCGCTCCGAATGCGACCGAGGACAGCCCCGACCGCGCCCCGGCCAAGAGCAGCGTGCGCGACACCAAGGGCGCGACCAAGCCCGAAGGCGGTGACGAATGA
- the nuoE gene encoding NADH-quinone oxidoreductase subunit NuoE — MADRTPAPDTPELRARWGSFEWTPENRTKADWHIAKYPEGRQKSAVMPLLDLAQRQVGAETDTQGWLPLPVIEYVAAYLDMPVIRVLEVATFYFMYNLKPVGKFHVQVCGTTPCMLRGSDDIIAACKSRGMVKGEVSADGLWTLTEVECMGNCATAPMVQINDDNYEDLTPERLDAVLDALAAGEQPKTGTQEPGRHTSEPVGGPTTLREMVSENHDYRGEW; from the coding sequence ATGGCTGACCGCACCCCCGCACCCGACACCCCCGAACTGCGCGCGCGCTGGGGCTCGTTCGAATGGACGCCCGAGAACCGCACAAAGGCCGACTGGCACATCGCCAAGTATCCCGAAGGCCGCCAGAAATCGGCGGTCATGCCGCTGCTCGACCTCGCCCAGCGGCAGGTCGGCGCGGAGACCGATACGCAGGGCTGGCTCCCGCTGCCGGTGATCGAATACGTGGCAGCCTATCTCGACATGCCGGTGATCCGCGTGCTCGAGGTCGCGACCTTCTATTTCATGTACAACCTGAAGCCCGTCGGCAAATTCCACGTGCAGGTCTGCGGCACGACGCCCTGCATGCTGCGCGGCTCGGACGACATCATCGCCGCCTGCAAGAGCCGAGGCATGGTGAAGGGCGAAGTTTCGGCAGACGGGCTGTGGACCCTCACCGAGGTCGAATGCATGGGTAATTGCGCGACCGCTCCGATGGTCCAGATCAACGACGACAATTACGAGGACCTGACGCCTGAACGCCTCGACGCCGTGCTCGACGCGCTCGCCGCCGGTGAGCAGCCGAAAACGGGCACGCAGGAGCCGGGGCGCCACACCTCCGAGCCGGTCGGCGGGCCGACCACGCTCAGGGAAATGGTCAGCGAAAACCACGATTACCGGGGCGAATGGTGA
- a CDS encoding coniferyl aldehyde dehydrogenase: MADDRRDELEELLQHQRDAFTASRPEAMSLRKDRIKRAIALLKENDEELCRAMSADFGNRALEQSMITDIAGTVGLGKDALKHMDSWAKVDKRKVQFPLNLLGAKAEVRYEPKGVVGILSPWNFPVNLAFAPLMQVLAAGNRAMIKPSEFTERTSELMAELTAKYFARDEVAVVTGGPEVASAFSSLPFDHLVFTGSTATGRLVMQSAAKNLVPVTLELGGKSPVIMGRSADFAKAGERIALGKMMNAGQICLAPDYMYVPEDKADEAVAGVSNGVSAMYPTLLENDDYCSIVSDRHFDRLKGLVEDAREKGAEVIEVNPGGEDFGSSNQRKMPLTILRNVNDDMAAMQEEIFGPVLPVKTYRAIDEAVDYVNEHDRPLGLYYFGEDKAEQERVLNRTISGGVTTNDVIFHVSMEDLPFGGVGPSGIGSYHAVEGFREFSHARSVYHQPKIDIAKLGGFKPPYGKGTLKAAQTMMK; this comes from the coding sequence ATGGCTGACGACAGGCGCGACGAACTCGAAGAGCTGCTGCAGCACCAGCGCGACGCCTTCACCGCCTCGCGGCCCGAGGCGATGAGCCTGCGCAAGGACCGGATCAAGCGCGCGATCGCGTTGCTCAAGGAAAACGACGAGGAACTGTGCCGCGCCATGAGTGCCGATTTCGGCAATCGTGCGCTGGAGCAAAGCATGATCACGGACATTGCGGGCACGGTCGGGCTTGGCAAGGATGCGTTGAAGCACATGGACAGCTGGGCCAAGGTGGACAAGCGCAAGGTCCAGTTTCCTCTGAACCTGCTCGGCGCGAAGGCTGAGGTGCGCTATGAGCCAAAGGGCGTCGTCGGAATCCTCTCGCCGTGGAATTTCCCGGTAAATCTCGCCTTCGCCCCGCTGATGCAGGTGCTCGCGGCAGGCAACAGGGCTATGATCAAGCCATCCGAATTTACCGAGCGCACGAGCGAACTCATGGCCGAGCTGACAGCGAAATATTTCGCGCGCGACGAGGTGGCAGTTGTCACCGGCGGTCCGGAAGTCGCGTCGGCGTTCTCCTCGTTGCCGTTCGATCATCTCGTCTTTACCGGTTCGACCGCCACCGGGCGGCTTGTGATGCAGTCGGCAGCGAAGAACCTCGTGCCCGTCACGCTCGAACTGGGCGGCAAGTCGCCGGTCATCATGGGCCGCAGCGCCGATTTCGCCAAGGCGGGCGAGCGGATCGCATTGGGCAAGATGATGAATGCGGGCCAGATCTGCCTTGCGCCCGATTACATGTATGTTCCCGAGGACAAGGCTGACGAAGCGGTCGCGGGCGTCTCGAACGGCGTGTCGGCGATGTATCCGACCCTGCTGGAGAACGACGACTACTGCTCGATCGTATCCGACCGCCATTTCGATCGGCTCAAGGGTCTTGTCGAGGATGCGCGGGAAAAGGGCGCGGAAGTGATCGAGGTAAATCCGGGCGGTGAGGATTTCGGCTCCTCCAACCAGCGCAAGATGCCTCTTACCATTCTCAGGAACGTCAACGACGACATGGCCGCGATGCAGGAGGAAATCTTCGGGCCGGTCCTGCCGGTGAAAACCTATCGCGCCATCGACGAGGCAGTCGACTACGTCAACGAGCACGACCGTCCGCTCGGCCTGTATTATTTCGGCGAGGACAAGGCCGAACAGGAGCGCGTGCTGAACCGCACGATTTCGGGCGGGGTCACGACCAATGACGTGATCTTCCACGTCTCGATGGAGGACCTGCCCTTTGGCGGGGTGGGGCCGTCGGGGATTGGGAGCTATCACGCGGTCGAGGGCTTCCGCGAATTCAGCCATGCCCGCAGTGTCTATCACCAGCCGAAAATCGACATCGCCAAGCTCGGCGGGTTCAAGCCGCCCTATGGCAAGGGCACGCTGAAGGCCGCGCAGACGATGATGAAATGA
- a CDS encoding thiolase family protein, which translates to MPQFSAEDPIVILSYARTPMGGMQGALADVSATELGAVAVKAAIERSGASGEDFDRAYMGCVLPAGLGQAPARQAMVKAGLPLSVEATTVNKVCGSGMQTVIMGAEALASGTIDMVVAGGMESMTNAPYLLKKHRSGARLGHDTAYDHMFLDGLEDAYEEGRAMGTFAQETANDYQMTREEMDAYSIESLARANKAIESGAFADEVVPVTVTTRKGDVVVEQDEQPGKGRPDKIPTLRPAFAKDGTITAATSSSISDGAAALVLTRESVAKAKGLAPVARIVATAAHAQEPAKFTTAPIPAIRKVLARAGWSVEDVDLFEVNEAFACVAMFAMRDLDIPHDRINVNGGGTALGHPIGASGARIIVTLLNALKNHGKTRGVASLCIGGGEATAVAVELV; encoded by the coding sequence ATGCCCCAGTTCTCAGCCGAAGACCCGATCGTCATCCTCTCCTATGCCCGCACCCCGATGGGCGGGATGCAGGGCGCGCTGGCGGACGTGTCGGCGACCGAACTGGGCGCGGTAGCGGTCAAGGCCGCGATCGAACGCTCGGGCGCAAGCGGAGAGGATTTCGATCGCGCCTACATGGGCTGCGTCCTGCCCGCAGGACTCGGCCAGGCGCCCGCGCGTCAGGCGATGGTGAAGGCAGGCCTTCCGCTTTCGGTGGAGGCGACGACGGTCAACAAGGTCTGCGGATCGGGCATGCAGACGGTCATCATGGGCGCCGAGGCGCTCGCCAGCGGGACCATCGACATGGTCGTCGCCGGCGGCATGGAGAGCATGACGAATGCGCCCTACCTGCTGAAAAAACACCGTTCGGGCGCTCGGCTCGGCCATGACACCGCCTATGACCACATGTTCCTCGATGGGCTCGAGGATGCCTACGAGGAAGGCCGCGCGATGGGCACTTTCGCGCAGGAAACGGCCAACGATTACCAGATGACCCGCGAGGAGATGGACGCCTATTCGATCGAATCGCTCGCCCGCGCGAACAAGGCGATCGAAAGCGGCGCCTTCGCCGATGAGGTCGTCCCGGTGACCGTCACGACGCGCAAGGGCGACGTGGTGGTGGAACAGGACGAACAGCCCGGAAAGGGCCGCCCGGACAAGATCCCGACCCTGCGTCCCGCTTTCGCCAAGGACGGGACCATCACGGCGGCGACCTCGAGCTCGATCTCGGACGGGGCGGCGGCGCTGGTCCTCACCCGCGAAAGCGTGGCGAAGGCAAAGGGTCTCGCGCCGGTCGCAAGGATCGTCGCCACCGCCGCTCACGCGCAGGAGCCGGCCAAGTTCACCACCGCGCCGATTCCGGCGATCCGGAAAGTGCTCGCCCGCGCCGGATGGAGCGTGGAGGATGTCGACCTGTTCGAAGTCAACGAAGCCTTCGCCTGCGTCGCCATGTTCGCGATGCGCGATCTCGACATCCCGCATGACAGGATCAACGTCAACGGCGGCGGCACCGCGCTCGGCCACCCCATCGGGGCAAGCGGCGCGCGGATCATCGTCACGCTTCTGAACGCCCTCAAGAACCACGGAAAGACCCGCGGCGTCGCCTCGCTCTGCATCGGCGGCGGCGAAGCGACCGCGGTCGCAGTCGAACTGGTCTAG
- the nuoF gene encoding NADH-quinone oxidoreductase subunit NuoF → MLADKDRIFTNVYGFQDWSLKAAQARGDWDDTKALLARGQDSIIEEMKASGLRGRGGAGFPTGLKWSFMPKESKDGRPSFLVINADESEPGSCKDREIIRHDPHKLVEGALIAGFAMRARAAYIYIRGEYIREAETLQAAIDEAYDAGLIGKNACGSGYDFDVFMHRGAGAYICGEETAMIESLEGKKGQPRLKPPFPAGAGLYGCPTTVNNVESIAVVPTILRRGASWFSSFGRENNAGTKLFQISGHVERPCVVEEAMSIPFRELIEKHCGGIRGGWDNLLAVIPGGSSVPLVPAAEIMDAPMDFDGLKALGSGLGTAAVIVMDKSTDIVRAISRISYFYKHESCGQCTPCREGTGWMWRVMERLRTGDAAIEEIDMLHDVTKQVEGHTICALGDAAAWPIQGLIRHFRPELERRIAEHNAQFQEAAE, encoded by the coding sequence ATGCTGGCCGATAAGGACCGCATCTTCACCAATGTCTACGGCTTTCAGGACTGGAGCCTGAAGGCGGCGCAGGCACGCGGCGACTGGGACGACACCAAGGCGCTGCTCGCGCGCGGGCAGGATTCGATCATCGAGGAAATGAAGGCGTCGGGCCTGCGCGGCCGGGGCGGGGCGGGATTTCCGACCGGGCTCAAGTGGTCGTTCATGCCGAAAGAAAGCAAGGACGGCCGGCCGAGCTTCCTCGTTATCAACGCCGACGAATCCGAACCGGGTTCGTGCAAGGATCGCGAGATCATCCGCCACGATCCGCACAAGCTGGTCGAAGGCGCGCTCATCGCCGGTTTCGCCATGCGCGCACGGGCGGCTTACATCTACATTCGCGGCGAATACATTCGCGAGGCCGAAACGCTGCAGGCCGCGATCGACGAGGCCTATGACGCCGGGCTGATCGGCAAGAACGCCTGTGGGTCGGGCTATGATTTCGACGTCTTCATGCACCGCGGCGCGGGCGCCTATATTTGCGGCGAAGAGACCGCGATGATCGAAAGCCTCGAGGGCAAGAAGGGCCAGCCGCGTTTGAAGCCCCCGTTCCCGGCGGGCGCCGGGCTTTATGGCTGCCCGACTACGGTGAACAATGTCGAGAGCATCGCAGTCGTCCCGACGATCCTGCGGCGCGGCGCGTCGTGGTTCAGTTCCTTCGGACGCGAGAACAATGCCGGGACCAAGCTCTTCCAGATCTCCGGCCATGTCGAGCGCCCCTGCGTGGTCGAGGAAGCGATGAGCATTCCCTTCCGCGAGCTGATCGAAAAGCATTGCGGCGGCATTCGCGGCGGGTGGGACAACCTGCTCGCGGTGATCCCGGGCGGTTCGTCGGTCCCGCTGGTTCCTGCGGCCGAGATCATGGACGCGCCGATGGATTTCGACGGGCTGAAGGCGCTCGGCAGCGGCCTCGGCACGGCGGCGGTGATCGTGATGGACAAGTCGACCGACATCGTGCGCGCGATCAGCCGGATCAGCTATTTCTACAAGCACGAAAGCTGCGGCCAGTGCACCCCCTGCCGTGAGGGCACGGGCTGGATGTGGCGCGTGATGGAGCGCCTGCGCACGGGCGACGCGGCGATCGAGGAAATCGACATGCTGCACGACGTGACCAAGCAGGTCGAAGGCCACACGATCTGCGCGCTGGGCGATGCTGCGGCGTGGCCGATCCAGGGCCTCATCCGCCATTTCCGCCCCGAGCTCGAGCGGCGGATCGCCGAACACAACGCACAATTCCAAGAGGCAGCCGAGTAA
- a CDS encoding NuoB/complex I 20 kDa subunit family protein, which translates to MSGYATAKGGEVRQPDQDYFNALQTEVNDKGFLVTSTEDVFQWARTGSLWWMTFGLACCAVEMIHVNMPRYDMERFGAAPRASPRQSDLMIVAGTLCNKMAPALRKVYDQMSDPKYVISMGSCANGGGYYHYSYSVVRGCDRIVPVDIYVPGCPPTAEALLYGVMQLQRKIRRSGTIER; encoded by the coding sequence ATGTCCGGATATGCGACCGCGAAGGGCGGCGAGGTGCGCCAGCCCGACCAGGATTATTTCAACGCGCTCCAGACCGAGGTCAACGACAAGGGCTTCCTCGTCACCTCGACCGAGGACGTGTTCCAGTGGGCCCGCACCGGTTCGCTGTGGTGGATGACCTTCGGCCTAGCCTGCTGCGCGGTCGAGATGATCCACGTGAACATGCCGCGCTATGACATGGAACGCTTCGGCGCCGCCCCGCGCGCGAGCCCGCGTCAGTCGGACCTGATGATCGTTGCTGGCACGCTGTGCAACAAGATGGCCCCGGCGCTTCGCAAGGTCTATGACCAGATGTCGGACCCGAAATACGTGATCAGCATGGGTTCGTGCGCCAATGGCGGCGGCTATTACCACTACAGCTATTCGGTGGTGCGCGGCTGCGACCGCATCGTGCCGGTCGACATCTATGTCCCCGGCTGCCCGCCTACGGCCGAGGCGCTGCTCTATGGCGTGATGCAATTGCAGCGCAAGATCCGCCGCTCCGGCACGATCGAGCGATAG
- the nuoG gene encoding NADH-quinone oxidoreductase subunit NuoG: MPKVTVDGQEIEVPAGATVLQACEMAGKEIPRFCYHERLSIAGNCRMCLVEVKPGPPKPQASCALPAAENQEIRTDTPMVKKAREGVMELLLINHPLDCPICDQGGECDLQDQAMAYGRGGSRYTRENKRAVTEKYMGPLIKTIMTRCIHCTRCVRFSEEIAGVDEIGALYRGEDMQITTYLEKAAAHELSANVIDLCPVGALTSRPYAFEARPWELKRTLSIDVSDAVGANISLHSKGREVMRALPRINDDVNEEWLSDKGRYQVDGLVKRRLDRVWMRKGGKLLPANWGEAFEAISGHLGKDKSSIAAVAGDMVDCETMFAAKTLLKACGSDLVEARQTGMTYDVSNLAAVNFNTGFSGIETADCILIVGSHIRWEAALVHPRLRKAVKAGAKVFLVGPEWDTTFEAEWLGSDLKVLNRVPKALGDAMKAAKRPAMILGGAALAKGALAPALKLVDKFKLVRVLEDGSAWNGFNVLHMAAARMGSLMLGFAREGGMADIAKASPKVLLSLGADEMDYEPFADALKVYIGHHGDKGAHAADIILPAASYAEKDGTYVNTEGRVQFAEKAVFAPGDAREDWTILRALADALGVSVGFDSFGELQMAMMREVPALGEEGLADYGELPKADASAKADGVIEAYPIKDFYLTNPIARASAVMQRCSAELLHAEEVKEAAE; encoded by the coding sequence ATGCCCAAGGTCACCGTAGACGGTCAGGAAATCGAGGTCCCGGCGGGCGCCACCGTCCTTCAGGCGTGCGAGATGGCGGGCAAGGAAATCCCGCGTTTCTGCTATCACGAGCGGCTCAGCATTGCGGGCAATTGCCGCATGTGCCTCGTCGAGGTGAAGCCCGGGCCGCCCAAGCCGCAGGCCTCCTGCGCGCTGCCGGCTGCCGAGAACCAGGAAATCCGCACCGACACGCCGATGGTCAAGAAGGCGCGCGAAGGGGTGATGGAGCTCCTCCTCATCAACCACCCGCTCGACTGCCCGATCTGCGACCAGGGCGGCGAGTGCGACCTGCAGGACCAGGCGATGGCCTATGGCCGAGGCGGCTCGCGCTACACGCGCGAGAACAAGCGCGCCGTGACCGAGAAATACATGGGGCCTCTGATCAAGACGATCATGACCCGCTGCATCCACTGCACCCGCTGCGTGCGCTTTTCCGAAGAGATCGCGGGCGTGGACGAAATCGGCGCGCTCTATCGCGGCGAGGACATGCAGATCACGACCTATCTCGAAAAGGCCGCGGCGCACGAATTGTCGGCGAACGTCATCGACCTGTGCCCGGTCGGCGCGCTGACGAGCCGCCCCTACGCCTTCGAGGCGCGGCCGTGGGAGTTGAAGCGCACGCTCTCCATCGACGTGTCGGACGCGGTCGGCGCGAACATTTCGCTCCACTCCAAGGGGCGCGAAGTGATGCGCGCGCTTCCCCGGATCAACGACGACGTCAACGAGGAATGGCTTTCGGACAAGGGCCGCTATCAGGTCGACGGGCTGGTGAAGCGCCGGCTCGACCGCGTGTGGATGCGCAAGGGCGGCAAGCTACTGCCCGCGAACTGGGGTGAGGCGTTCGAGGCGATTTCCGGGCATCTCGGCAAGGACAAGTCGAGCATCGCGGCGGTCGCGGGCGACATGGTCGATTGCGAGACTATGTTCGCGGCCAAGACGCTGCTCAAGGCCTGCGGATCGGACCTTGTCGAGGCGCGCCAGACCGGCATGACCTATGACGTGTCGAACCTCGCCGCAGTCAATTTCAACACTGGCTTTTCCGGCATCGAGACAGCCGACTGCATCCTGATCGTCGGCAGCCACATCCGCTGGGAAGCGGCGCTTGTCCATCCGCGCCTGCGCAAGGCGGTGAAGGCGGGGGCCAAGGTGTTCCTCGTCGGGCCCGAATGGGACACGACTTTCGAAGCCGAATGGCTCGGCTCCGACCTCAAGGTGCTGAACCGCGTGCCCAAGGCGCTGGGCGATGCGATGAAGGCGGCGAAGCGTCCGGCGATGATCCTCGGCGGCGCGGCGCTGGCCAAGGGCGCGCTGGCTCCGGCGCTAAAGCTGGTCGACAAGTTCAAGCTTGTCCGTGTGCTGGAGGACGGAAGCGCCTGGAACGGCTTCAACGTGCTTCACATGGCGGCGGCGCGGATGGGTTCGCTGATGCTCGGTTTCGCGCGTGAAGGCGGCATGGCGGACATCGCCAAGGCGTCACCCAAAGTGCTGCTCAGCCTCGGCGCGGACGAGATGGATTACGAACCCTTCGCCGATGCCCTCAAGGTCTATATCGGCCACCACGGCGACAAGGGCGCGCACGCGGCGGACATCATCCTGCCGGCTGCAAGCTATGCCGAGAAGGACGGGACCTACGTCAACACGGAAGGGCGCGTGCAGTTCGCAGAAAAGGCGGTTTTCGCTCCCGGCGATGCGCGCGAGGATTGGACGATCCTGCGCGCGCTTGCCGACGCGCTGGGCGTCTCGGTCGGCTTCGACAGCTTCGGCGAATTGCAAATGGCGATGATGCGCGAAGTGCCCGCGCTGGGCGAAGAGGGGCTGGCCGATTACGGCGAGCTTCCTAAGGCCGACGCCAGCGCCAAGGCGGACGGCGTGATCGAGGCCTACCCGATCAAGGATTTCTATCTCACCAACCCGATCGCCCGCGCCAGCGCGGTGATGCAGCGCTGCTCGGCCGAACTGCTTCACGCCGAAGAGGTCAAGGAGGCCGCGGAGTGA